GGTTCGTTGATGATACGTTCTACTTCAAGTCCTGCAATTTTACCAGCGTCTTTTGTTGCTTGACGTTGTGCATCATTGAAATAAGCTGGTACTGTAATAACCGCTTTATCAACTTTTTCACCAAGGTAATCTTCTGCGTAGCCTTTAAGGTATTGCAAGATGATAGCGCTGATTTCTTGTGGTGAATAGTCTTTATCTTCCACTGTTTCTTTGTAATCTGTACCCATGTGGCGTTTGATCGATGCTACCGTGTTTGGGTTTGTAATCGCTGCACGTTTTGCAACTTCCCCAACTTGACGTTCGCCGTTTTTGAAGCCGACAACAGATGGTGTTGTACGCGCACCCTCTGGATTTGGAATGATTTTTGCTTCTCCGCCTTCTAATACTGCCACCGCAGAGTTTGTAGTTCCTAAGTCAATACCGATAATTTTACTCATAATAATATTCCTCCTATTGTTACCAACCGCCTCAACAGCAATCGGATTCTCGTTTTATTTTATTGGTTTACTTTTACCATCGATGGGCGGATAACGCGATCTTTCAGCTTGTACCCTCTTTGCAGCTCCATCGTGATTTCATTGCTTTCTTTTGTTTCATCATTATCTTGCATTACCGCTTGATGGAAATTCGGGTCAAATTGCTCGCCGAGTGCGGGAATTACTTCCAAACCTTCCTTTTCAAGCGCCGTCATGATCTGGCCATACACCATTTTCATACCGGTTAAAAGTGCTTCCATTTGCTCTGAGTCACTTTCAGTATCCAATGCTTTCTGGAAACCATCAAGCGCCGGCAGTAACTCTTCGGCAATGCTTTGCGAACGGTATTTCTGATTCGCCGTACGCTCCGCTATATTACGTTTTTTTACATTCTCAAAATCGGCTTGCAAGCGCAAGTAACGATCCTCAGATGCTTCTAATTTGTTTTCAATTTCTAGCAAACGTTTCTCAACTTCTGTCAACGTGACATCCTCGTTCTCCACGTTTTCATTGTGAACTTCCATCTCTTCTTCCACTGCGTTCAATTCTTCTGCTGCTTCTTTTTCGATTTCTTGTTCTACTTTTTCTTTTTTGTTTTTTTGCTCAGACACGTTTGTCACCTCTTCTATTTTTGATTATCATGATAAAGCTTTGTTAAAACGGTAGTCAAATCCCGACTGACGAGATCAACTAAACCTATCATGCGATCGTACTCCATTCGGGTCGGACCTAGAAGGACAATGCCTCCTACATGCTCATTCGCGATACTGTACGTCGCAGTAATAATACTACAATTGTCCATCAAATGATTATTGATTTCCGTACCGATTTTCACATTTAGACCTTTTGGAAGATCAGAAAAGAGCTGATACACATCCTTTTCCTGATCCATCAATCTTAGTAACTCACGAACTTTTTCAAAATCATGAAACTCAGGTTGGTTCAAAATATTCGTTTTTCCACCAAAATATACTTTTTCTTTGCTGATTTGCTGAAATGATTCTTTCAAAACCGAAAGCATCAACTCGTGATTCACAACATTGGTGCGAAGTAAATCTGCGACCTCTGCTGGAATCTTAGCATTCATTTGATCCAAAGGAAGTCCCACCAAACGCTCATTCAAAATATTAACGACTCGCTCCATGTCACTCGGCGTCATCGTTTCAGGGATACTCACCACATGATTATCAATATGCCCTTGATCGGTGATTAGAATTAGCATCGCTTGATTTCGATTTATTGGTACAAATCGGAATCCGCTCAATCGATTTTGTTTCGACGCTGGGCCAAGTAAAATCGATGTATAATTCGTCAAATCCGATAACATAAAGGCTGATTTCTGGATAAGTTGCTCCATTTCAAAGTAAGTCTCCGAAAAAAGCGACTGAATCGACATGATATCTTTCTTATCCAACTTGTGCGGTTCGAGTAAATAATCCACATAAAAACGATAGCCTTTCTCAGAAGGAATACGTCCAGATGAAGAATGCGTCTTTTCAATAAAGCCATGTTCTTCTAAAACGCTCATCTCATTGCGGATCGTCGCTGAGCTAAATGGTAAGTTATTCTCCTTCAGCAAATTCTTGGATCCAACTGGTTGCACAGTCTCGATGAAATGGTCGATAATGGCACGAAAGATCAACAATTGCCTTTCCGTTAACATAATCTATCACCTCTTTTTAGCACTCGATAGGTTTAAGTGCTAAATACAATTATAAATTTACCATTATGGTCGCCAACTGTCAACAAAAAACACTCGATTTCAGACTAAAGTAGTAATTAGCTGAAACCAAGCGTTCTTATAAAAACTCTTGAAAAACATTATTCCCTAAAAAACGCCCTCTTCGCGTTAAACGGACACTTTCTGATGTTGATTCCAACCAGCCTTTTTCGATTGTCTTATCAATCGCGTGTCCAAATGTTATATCCAGTTCTTGTCCAAATTTATTTTTAAAATGCATTTTATCCACACCAGCAACTTTGCGCAAACCAAGAAACATCTCTTCTTCCATTTTTTCTTTCATGGTTAATTCCTTTTGCTGAAAAAGCGGAAGTTCGTTATTTTCTAGCGGTTGCATGTATTTTTTGATGGGGCCGTAGTTCGAATAACGTGTTTCGCCAATATAACCATGTGCGCCTGCACCAAAACCATAATAATGCTCGTTGCTCCAATACACAATATTATGACGGCTTTCATAACCAGGTTTTGCAAAATTACTAATCTCATACTGTTTACGGCCATGTTTTTCCATCGTCGTCATCAACATTTCATACATGTTCGCCTCAGCATCTTCACCTGGAAGCATCAGTTTTCCTTTTTGCATTAGATTATAGAAAATCGTTTTCGGCTCGATAATTAAGGAATAGGCAGAGTAATGTGGCAAATCAAGGTCAAGTGCCTTCGTCAGTGTATCCTCAAAATCCGCTTCCGTTTGACCTGGCAAACTAAAAATAAGATCGATACTAACGTTCTCAAAACCTACTTGCTTAGCATTATTTACAGATTGATAAACATCGTCCACCGTATGAATACGCCCTATTTTTTTTAAGAGCTCATTATTAAAACTTTGGACTCCCATACTCAAACGATTAACACCGTGGTCCTTCATCACTTGCAGTTTACTGATCGTTAAATCTCCAGGATTCGCTTCAAAACTAAATTCAGCGTCTTCTGTCATTGGAAAAATGCGCTGTACCGCCGAACACAACTTAGCCAGTTGTTGCTCGGTAAGCGTCGTCGGAGTCCCACCACCCACAAAAACCGTCTCAACCGGCTCCATTGTATGCTTGCTTGTCACCATTTCCATTTCTTTAATTAATAAATCCACATATTCATCCACTGGTTGCCCTTCTAAAAAAACTTTATTAAAATCGCAGTAATAACAAATATGCTCGCAAAAAGGAATGTGAATATATACAGCCGTCATCTTGATACACCCTCTTCATTAAGGAGAAAAAGCGAACTTGTCTCGCTCACATTTTTTGCAAAAGTGAACAAGATAAAATCGCTTTTTTCGCCATTTCTTATTTATCATCCATTTTTAGAATTGCCATAAATGCTTCTTGCGGAACATCTACAGAACCAATAGATTTCATACGTTTCTTACCTTCTTTTTGCTTCTCTAAAAGTTTCCGTTTCCGCGATACATCTCCACCATAACATTTGGCAAGGACGTTTTTACGGAGCGCTTTAATCGTCGAACGCGCCACAATCTTAGTGCTAATAGCCGCTTGAATTGGCACTTCAAATTGTTGTCTTGGAATCAATTCTTTTAGTTTTTCTACGATAATTTTTCCGCGATCATACGAGAAGTCACGGTGAACAATAAAGCTAAGCGCATCGACTTTTTCATTGTTTAACACGATATCCATCTTCACAAGTTTAGATTCGCGGTAGCCAATAAGTTCATAATCGAACGACGCATACCCTTTTGTACCTGATTTCAATTGATCAAAGAAGTCATACACAATTTCAGAAAGTGGCATTTCGTAAATAACGCTGACACGAATATCGTCTAGATACTCCATCGTCATGAAATTACCACGTTTATTTTGAGCAAGCTCCATGACAGCACCCACGTAATCATTTGGTACCATAATTGTCGCCTTAACGTAAGGTTCTTCCACAGACTCTATAACACCTTGCTCTGGCATTTCTGCTGGATTATCAACAACAACCATCGATCCATCCGTCAAGTTCACGTGATAAATAACACTTGGCGCCGTCGTAATTAGATCGATATTAAATTCACGCTCAATACGCTCTTGAATGATTTCCATATGAAGCAACCCAAGGAACCCACAACGGAAACCAAAACCTAAAGCTTGAGATGTCTCTGCTTCGTATTGTAAGGCCGAGTCATTCAATTCTAATTTTTCAAGCGCATCACGTAGATCATTGTATTTCGCCGAATCAATAGGGTATAAACCACAATATACCATCGGATTTAATTTACGATAACCTGGCAATGCCTCGGATGCTGGGTTATTGGCAAGTGTGATCGTATCCCCAACACTTGTATCGCTAACATTCTTAATAGCAGCCGTCAAATAACCAACATCTCCAACCATTAACTGATCTCTCGGCGTCGCTTTTGGCGTAAACACACCAACTTCAGTAACCTCGAATTCACGACCATTCGCCATCATTCGAATCTTGTCACCGGCTTTAACAACACCATCCATAATACGAATATTCGCGATAACACCACGATACGCATCAAACACAGAATCAAAAATAAGTGCTTTTAGCGGCGCATCAATATCTCCCGTTGGTGCTGGAATCTTCGCTACCACTTGCTCTAAAATTTCTTCAATTCCAATGCCCGATTTAGCAGACGCGAGTACAGCATCCGATGCATCTAGCCCTATAACATCTTCAATTTCTCCACGAACACGTTCTGGTTCCGCTGCTGGCAAATCAATTTTGTTGATAACTGGCATAATTTCCAAATCATTATCTAGCGCCAAATAAACATTAGCAAGTGTCTGCGCCTCAATCCCTTGCGCCGCATCTACTACTAGAATTGCACCTTCACACGCCGCCAAACTACGCGATACTTCATACGTAAAATCGACATGCCCTGGTGTATCAATTAAGTGAAAAATATATGTTTCGCCATCTTTGGCATTATACGATAATTCCACAGCATTCAACTTAATAGTAATGCCCCGCTCGCGCTCCAAGTCCATCGAATCGAGCAGTTGTGCTTTCATTTCACGATGCGTGAGTGCATTCGTCATTTCGAGAATACGATCGGCAAGCGTTGATTTACCATGATCAATATGCGCTATTATCGAAAAATTTCTTATTTTCTTTTGTCTTTCTAGCATTTCTTCCTTCTTCATTTCTCCAGCTCCCGAATTCGAACTCATCTTATTAAAACGATGGCAAGCTAAGATAGATTATATCAGTAGAGCTCGCTATTTTCAATCACTTCCGACTTTTTTTGTGAAAAAATAAATAAATTAGTAAAGTAATATTGCAATATCCGCTTTCTTTAGGTATAATAACATTTGTTCTAGTGTAATTTTGAAGGGTATGGTATATATTATAGATACTACCTCATAATTTTGGGCGGAGGTGAATGAAATGCCAAATATTAAATCAGCAATCAAACGAGTAAGAACAACTGAAACTCGCAATAGCCGTAATACTTCTCAACGTACTGCAATGCGTACAGCTGTTAAAAAATTCGAACAAGCTGCAGAAAACAATGCAGAAAACGCGAAAGAACTTTACGTTGAAGCTAGCAAAAAATTAGACAGCGCGGTAAGCAAAGGTCTACTTCACAAAAACAATGCAGCACGTAATAAATCTCGTTTAGCTAAAAAACTAGCTAAATAATATGATTTAAAACCGCAAAAGCATCGCACCCCGTGTGATGTTTTTTTGTGCTTGGAAATAGCTCTTATGCGATGTAAATCGGCGGCAATCGTTCGCATTGTTGGGGCTGTTCGAAACAGAGTGAGTTACAGCCCCAATATGCCTATGAGCGAGCATCGCGAATAGGCGTTCTTTCAGGAGTTTTAGAATAAGGATGCGGTTCATTTCTATGGTTCGGCTACGCAATACTCGCTACACTTAACTTCTTACATAAACAAATAGGTGCAGCTCTCCAGCTTCCTTTGGCCTAAATGCATACAAACGCTTCCGCTCGATTTGTTGAAACCGTGGTGTTTGTCCTACCCCTTTAAAAATAATTCTTAGCCCTATCGTTGTAGTTTTCTTTGGTCTTGTAGGGAGAATAGGAACCATTCTAGTTTTTGAGATTTGTCTCCATAGCCAGTTTTCATTTCGAAGTCCATTTGCGCTAGTCTTTCTAAGGTTGCTGTTAGTTCTTGATAGGAGAAACTTTTAGCTTGTCTAGCGCCTACTTTGACTCGAAACGGGTGAACTTTTAATTTTTGGGCTATTTGTTGTTGACTAAATCCTTGTTTTTCTAATAATTTAATTTGGGTCAGTAAACGGAACTGGCTAGCAATGAGGGCCAATATTTTGATTGGTTCTTCTTTTTGTTTTAAGAGATCGTAATAAATACTCAGTGCTCCACTGATATCTAGAGCTATCATTTTGTCGAGTAGCAAGAAAATATTTTGTTCAAGTGATCTCACAACTAAGCTTTCAACATCAGTTGTATGGATAGCCCGCTCATCTAGTTTGTAGAGCATCAGTTTATCTAATTCATTCATCGCCGTTGTTAATTGGCCCCCTGTTAGTTCGATAAGTCGATTTGTAGCTGCGTTGTCCATTTGGAATTCGTTGGCATCCGTTACACCTTGTAGCCACTTTCGTAATTCGGCTTCGTTTGGGCGCTTCGCATCAATTATTGTCGCTTGTTTCTTGATTAGTTTGGTGAGTTTTTTTCGTTCATCTAGTTTTTCTACCCTCGCAACAAAAACTAAAATGGAATAATCCACTGGTTCGTTCAAATAATCTTCTAGTCTCGCCGTTCGATGCTCGATTTTACTCTTTGTTTTTTCCGTCGTTAAAAATGTTGGATTAGATGCAATAATAAGACGCCGATCGCCGAAGAAAGGGATTGTTTCTGCCTCTTCCACAACTTGCTCAATTGCTGTTTCTTCCAAATCAAAATTCGCATAATTAAAATCTGTATCTTCTGCATCTAAGATACCTGTGACAAGGCGCTTTTTCGTTTCGTTAATAATATAGTCCTCTGTCCCAATAATTAGATAAACAGGTGCAAATTGTTTCTTCTCTATTTTCTTCCATTCTGCAATCATAGACCGCCCTCACCTTCCTAAATATCTCTACCCTATCGTAAATCAAGAAGGAAGTTTGTGCAAGTGCAAATATCACTCTATCCCAAAGGTAAATCCCTTCGAAAAAGTGTAGATAATCTCACCTTGGAGATCTGTACGATATATGGTCGTATTAGAATTTCGTAAGGTTGCTAAGGTTTCTTCACGTGGATGGCCAAACCGATTGGCAACACCGCAAGAAATAATGGATATTGATGGCTCTACTTTATCGATAAATGTTGGGGTGGTTGATGTTTTACTACCGTGATGCCCAACTTTTAAGATATCTGCTTTTATTAAAGGATCTTCCAACAAGGCTTGTTCTGTTTCCTTCTCAATATCGCCTGTAAACAACCACCTTTTTTGATCTAATAGAGCTGAAATAACGATGGAATCATTGTTACCGCCTTCGCCTTTCTTAGTTGGACTGATAACTTGGAAAGTGGCATCCCCTTTCTTCCATCTGTAACCGGATAGTATCGCTTTTGCAGGGATATTTGGAAGAGCTTGAAGGGCTTTTTTCATAATACCTTTTGTTTCGGCGCCCTCTGCATAAATTAATTCCTTGATTTGGATCGCTTTTCCGACATCAATGAGCCCTTCCATATGATCAGCATCACTATGTGTCACGATTAGTTTATCGACTTTCGAAATCCCATTGGCTTTTAAGACTGGTGTCACAATATTTTTCCCTACGGAGAATGGCTCTTTACGCTCCGCCCATGCTTCTTTTTCAAAAGCCATTTGCCCGCCTACATCAATCACATACGTTCCTTTATTCCACGGCAATTGAATCAGAACGCTGTCACCTTGTCCAACATCGATAAACGATACTTTACCGGTTATATTAATCGTCCCGATAAGAAGGCATAGACATATTGGAATCAGATAGCGATATGCTTTACCTGTTTTCTCCCAACTATAGAAAAAGTAAATGGTAAAAATGATTAATAGTAACAGTAAAATTTGATCTGGCCTTCCTGTTATCCATGTTGTGAAGGGAATTTTTTGTAGGAGTGTGGCGAGTGATTCCGATATATTTACTGCCATTTTCATAATCACAGACGGGATGAAAAGTAAAAATGGAGCTATGTTTAGACAAAATATCGCTAAGAAACTTAGTGGTAATAAGATAAACGTGAATAGTGGCACATAAATAATATTTAGAAACACGCCTACAATCGAGAACTCATAAAAATGATAGCTCATGACAGCGATTCCTGAGACAGTAGAAATCAGCGAGATATAAAGAGAACTGAGTATAGACGACGATACCTTGCGCAAAATTTTCCGGCCAGATAATATAATGGCAAATGAAACGGCATAAGAAAGTTGGAAACCAATTTCAAAAATACTATATGGATTGAACAGGAAAACTAAAATAAAACTAGCACATAACGCTTGAAGTGATGTCACGCGTATTGGTGATAATCGTCCTGCCATCAGACAAATAGTCATTATTGCTGCGCGAACAACTGGGGCATTTCCGCCAGTCATAAAACAATAGAGCGGTAATAAACACATTACGATAATGGCTGTTTTTTCAATTTGAAAACCTAAGCGCCTTAGTAACAACAATAATCCTGAGATAATTAAGTTCACGTGCAATCCAGAAATCGCCAGCAAATGAACCACACCAAGACGTTGGTAACTCTCATAAACCGATGTTTCCACGTAACTTCTATCTCCATATATTAGGGAGGCGATGTATGGAGCAATTTGGGGGTCCATTTCTGTGTCGATCTTTTCCAATTGTTTTTTCCGAAAATTTTTTAAACTATAGATCCATGATGTGCTTTTTCCAGCCATTGGTTGTACGGTATTCGTTTTTAATAGCCAATGAACTTGCTTTCGGTACAAAAAGGCTTGATAGTTGAATTGATTCTTATTCCGGTTTTGTTCAGGAGCTTCTAATTCACCAGCTACTTGCAATTGGTCGCCATAGTTTAACTTCATGAATTCTTTTTGTTCTTGTTCTGATGTTATTTTATAGCTTAGTTGGAATCGCTCCCCTTGATATAAAACTTGGGCACGAAAAGCGTCCCCGTCAATGACAATACCATCATTTAAAGTAACAGTTCCTGTAAGTTCACCAGCCGCATGTTGTGAACTATTTTGATTGTCTGAAAACCAGAAAAAACCTCCTGCTACAAGGGTAAGACTGAAAAAGACTACTAGCTTAGATCGCTTAAACAGAAACGAGATAACGAGTAGAATACCAAGTAACAGAAGAATATTTGTTGAAATGGATAAACATAAGACAGCGAGGATAATAGCCATAGTTATCGTCAAAAAAAGACGTTCTATAGTCCTCACCTCATTTTATTTTAGAAATTGTTGACGCAATTTATCTTCTAGGTGCGCAATCGTTTCCTGAGCTACGTCCTCTTGTTGCAACACTTCTTGTACGGTCTGTATCACAGTTTGCTCGATTTGGGCCGTATTGTTCAGCACATGCTCATCCAAAGGTACTTTCTTAACAATCACATCGGCACGTTCAAAAAGCTCAATCGCATAGGGGTGATTTTTGTAATCTTTGGCGTAGTATACCGCTTTAATTCCAGCCTGAATAATCGATTTACAACATGCTATACAAGGGAAATGTGTCACATACATTTCTGCATTATCTGTGGATGCACCAAACTTAGCACATTGCAAGATGGCATTCATTTCTGCGTGAATGGTACGAATGCAATGTCCTTCTACAACATAGCAACCTTCTTCATCACAGTGATCTCCACCAGCTATCGATCCATTATAACCCCCAGCAATAATCCGCTTGTCCCGAACAATCGTTGCTCCTACCATCAGACGTGTACATGTACTCCTAGAAGATATTAAATGGCTCTGCGCCAAAAAGAATTGATCCCAAGCTATTCTTTGCATATTTGTCGCTCCTTTTTATAGGTTGATGCTTTTAGTATATGCTTTTAGAATTCGCCGCGTCAATAGCTTTATCACTCCACTGTAATATGTTCACTCAATCGTTCTACTGTTTTAGCACCAATTCCTGATACTTTTGCAAGGTCAGCGATGGTTGTAAATAGTCCTTCTTTTTCGCGATGATCTATGATAGCTTGGGCTTTTACTGCTCCGATTCCTGGGATAGTCTGTAATGCTGTTGCGTCTGCTGTGTTTATATTGATTTTACTGCTATCTGTGCCTGTCGCCTCTGCACCAGCTGTTGTTGTCACCGGGGTTAGACCTTCTTCGCCTACTTTCCCTGCATAGACAACCATCTCATCCGTCACTTTTTGAGCCATGTTTAACAGCTTCACATCTGCTTCTGATGACAAACCGCCTGCTTTTAAAATAGCATCTTTCACGCGACTATCCGGAGCCAGTTCGTAAACGCCTGGCTTATTTACAGCGCCTTTTACATCGACAATGAGCATCTTTGTCGACACTACATCTGTACCTTTCGCTTCCTTTACTGGTGTTTCCTCTTTTGCCACGGCTGCCGTTGGGACTGCGGCTTCCTCTTGATCCTGATTAAAAAAGAATAGACCGATAGCTACGAGTAATACCGCGACACCAATGATATATTTCTTGTAAGCTTGCCATTTTTCCAACATTCTTATCACCTGCCTTTAGTATTTATATTCGCGCTCTCTCCTCTTTTTCCTTTATTTCCTCTAGAAGCTCGAAAACACAAAAAAAGAGAAATGACGGTAAAAAGTCATTTCTCACATATGAAAAAGATTCTTTCGCTTGTTTCAGTGGGTTCAAAATCTGTGAAATCCGCGCAAATTTTTATTTTACGAAATCCCGCTGCTTCTATTGCTTTTTTGTACCATTCTACGGGGTAAGTACGCTCTTTATGTAGCTCGTCAAAGCGATCGTAGCTACCGTTCTCGTTTTGTTTGAAAAATGTTAGTTCATGTTCAACGGAATGCGGAAACTCACCTTCAAACGAATTCCAAATGCACGAAACCTCCTCATCACTGTCACCATAACTATAATCCTTGAAAAGTTGGTCTATTTTATAGACAGAATGAACGTCAAACAAAAATATGCCGTCTTCTTTTAAATTAGCATATACACTGCGCAACGTCCCATGAACAGCCTCTTCCGTCTCCAAATAGTTTAGTGAATCACAAAAGCACGTCACTAGATCAAATGTGTCTAGTTTTTCCAGCTCTGACATATCCTGCTGCAATAACGTTAAAGGAACTTCTTCCTGAAATGCCTTTTCACTTGCCACACTCAGCATTTCTTCGGATAAATCTACACCTGTGACTTCAAATCCACGCTTAGCTAGACGCACAGCAAGCTCAGCGGTCCCACAAGCGACGTCAAGCACTTTTCCGCCTTCTTTTGGCAAATAGGGCGTCGCGAATGAAAACCAGTCGTCATACAGCTCCTCGTCCATCAGGAGATCATAGAAATTCGGGAAATATTCATAACTCATAACTTATCGCAACTCCTCTCCACAAAAAAAGGAGCCAATGAAAGCCCCCTTCTCGTTTTATTATACAGTAAATGCTTCGCGTACATCTTCAAGCGGAGCATCTCCCCATAGTTTTTCAAGATTGTAGTAACTACGCTCATCCTTATGGAAAACGTGAACGATAACGTCTCCTAGGTCGATTAAGATCCATTTGGCAGCGTCGAAGCCTTCCAAACGTTTCACTTCTACATCGTTTTTGTTCGCTTGTTCTTTGATTTCTTGGGCAATGGCTTGTACTTGTTTGTCGGAGTTACCATGGCAAATGACGAAATAATCGGCAAATGCGGATAGTCCTTCCATATTCAGCGCTAAAATGTCCTCTGCGCGTTTATCGTCCGCTGCTTTTGCGGTTAACATTAATAAATCATGACTTTTCAATAGTTATACCTCACCTTCAATTTGTAAACGTGCAAAATAGTTGTAAGCATCGAATGTATCTGGAAAAATGGGTTGTCTTTTCGTAATTAAAAACGTGATTGTGTTCGCCAAAGCAAATAACATAGCCTTATCAAGCGAGTCAAAAGAAAGACGACGCGCTTTGTAAACTCCTGGGAAAGAGCGATTCGGTTCTGTATAATCAGCTAAATAAAGAATTTTGTCGAGTGTTGTCATCGCTGCGTTTCCTGTCGTATGGCAAGAAATAGCTTGCAAAACATCCTCATCATCTACATCAAATTTTGTCTTGGCAAAAAACGCGCCAACTGGTGCATGCCAAAGTTCTTGATTGTAGGTGAATAATTTCGGATCCATTTTTTGTTCCACCATAACGGCCATCATCGCTTCTTTGTCCATATATTTTGCATAATCATGTAACAGCGCAGCAAGGCTCACTTTGTTTCGATCTATTTTATAGTGATCGGCAAGCTCTAAAGCTGTTTTTTCAACGCCAAGTGTATGAATAAAACGTTTTTCAGGCATCGCTTCTTTGACTGCTTCTAATATTTCTTCTCTATTCATATAAATGATGCTCCTTTATATACTTGCTCACTTGGCTTGGAACGTAATAATCGATTGGCAGTCCGTTTTCCAAACGCTCTCGTAACATGGCAGACGAGATGTCCATCGCTGGAACACGAATCGTTTCAATGTTATAAGGA
The sequence above is drawn from the Listeria weihenstephanensis genome and encodes:
- the grpE gene encoding nucleotide exchange factor GrpE, producing MSEQKNKKEKVEQEIEKEAAEELNAVEEEMEVHNENVENEDVTLTEVEKRLLEIENKLEASEDRYLRLQADFENVKKRNIAERTANQKYRSQSIAEELLPALDGFQKALDTESDSEQMEALLTGMKMVYGQIMTALEKEGLEVIPALGEQFDPNFHQAVMQDNDETKESNEITMELQRGYKLKDRVIRPSMVKVNQ
- the hrcA gene encoding heat-inducible transcriptional repressor HrcA, which translates into the protein MLTERQLLIFRAIIDHFIETVQPVGSKNLLKENNLPFSSATIRNEMSVLEEHGFIEKTHSSSGRIPSEKGYRFYVDYLLEPHKLDKKDIMSIQSLFSETYFEMEQLIQKSAFMLSDLTNYTSILLGPASKQNRLSGFRFVPINRNQAMLILITDQGHIDNHVVSIPETMTPSDMERVVNILNERLVGLPLDQMNAKIPAEVADLLRTNVVNHELMLSVLKESFQQISKEKVYFGGKTNILNQPEFHDFEKVRELLRLMDQEKDVYQLFSDLPKGLNVKIGTEINNHLMDNCSIITATYSIANEHVGGIVLLGPTRMEYDRMIGLVDLVSRDLTTVLTKLYHDNQK
- the hemW gene encoding radical SAM family heme chaperone HemW translates to MTAVYIHIPFCEHICYYCDFNKVFLEGQPVDEYVDLLIKEMEMVTSKHTMEPVETVFVGGGTPTTLTEQQLAKLCSAVQRIFPMTEDAEFSFEANPGDLTISKLQVMKDHGVNRLSMGVQSFNNELLKKIGRIHTVDDVYQSVNNAKQVGFENVSIDLIFSLPGQTEADFEDTLTKALDLDLPHYSAYSLIIEPKTIFYNLMQKGKLMLPGEDAEANMYEMLMTTMEKHGRKQYEISNFAKPGYESRHNIVYWSNEHYYGFGAGAHGYIGETRYSNYGPIKKYMQPLENNELPLFQQKELTMKEKMEEEMFLGLRKVAGVDKMHFKNKFGQELDITFGHAIDKTIEKGWLESTSESVRLTRRGRFLGNNVFQEFL
- the lepA gene encoding translation elongation factor 4, producing the protein MKKEEMLERQKKIRNFSIIAHIDHGKSTLADRILEMTNALTHREMKAQLLDSMDLERERGITIKLNAVELSYNAKDGETYIFHLIDTPGHVDFTYEVSRSLAACEGAILVVDAAQGIEAQTLANVYLALDNDLEIMPVINKIDLPAAEPERVRGEIEDVIGLDASDAVLASAKSGIGIEEILEQVVAKIPAPTGDIDAPLKALIFDSVFDAYRGVIANIRIMDGVVKAGDKIRMMANGREFEVTEVGVFTPKATPRDQLMVGDVGYLTAAIKNVSDTSVGDTITLANNPASEALPGYRKLNPMVYCGLYPIDSAKYNDLRDALEKLELNDSALQYEAETSQALGFGFRCGFLGLLHMEIIQERIEREFNIDLITTAPSVIYHVNLTDGSMVVVDNPAEMPEQGVIESVEEPYVKATIMVPNDYVGAVMELAQNKRGNFMTMEYLDDIRVSVIYEMPLSEIVYDFFDQLKSGTKGYASFDYELIGYRESKLVKMDIVLNNEKVDALSFIVHRDFSYDRGKIIVEKLKELIPRQQFEVPIQAAISTKIVARSTIKALRKNVLAKCYGGDVSRKRKLLEKQKEGKKRMKSIGSVDVPQEAFMAILKMDDK
- the rpsT gene encoding 30S ribosomal protein S20, which produces MPNIKSAIKRVRTTETRNSRNTSQRTAMRTAVKKFEQAAENNAENAKELYVEASKKLDSAVSKGLLHKNNAARNKSRLAKKLAK
- the holA gene encoding DNA polymerase III subunit delta, whose translation is MIAEWKKIEKKQFAPVYLIIGTEDYIINETKKRLVTGILDAEDTDFNYANFDLEETAIEQVVEEAETIPFFGDRRLIIASNPTFLTTEKTKSKIEHRTARLEDYLNEPVDYSILVFVARVEKLDERKKLTKLIKKQATIIDAKRPNEAELRKWLQGVTDANEFQMDNAATNRLIELTGGQLTTAMNELDKLMLYKLDERAIHTTDVESLVVRSLEQNIFLLLDKMIALDISGALSIYYDLLKQKEEPIKILALIASQFRLLTQIKLLEKQGFSQQQIAQKLKVHPFRVKVGARQAKSFSYQELTATLERLAQMDFEMKTGYGDKSQKLEWFLFSLQDQRKLQR
- a CDS encoding DNA internalization-related competence protein ComEC/Rec2, with the protein product MAIILAVLCLSISTNILLLLGILLVISFLFKRSKLVVFFSLTLVAGGFFWFSDNQNSSQHAAGELTGTVTLNDGIVIDGDAFRAQVLYQGERFQLSYKITSEQEQKEFMKLNYGDQLQVAGELEAPEQNRNKNQFNYQAFLYRKQVHWLLKTNTVQPMAGKSTSWIYSLKNFRKKQLEKIDTEMDPQIAPYIASLIYGDRSYVETSVYESYQRLGVVHLLAISGLHVNLIISGLLLLLRRLGFQIEKTAIIVMCLLPLYCFMTGGNAPVVRAAIMTICLMAGRLSPIRVTSLQALCASFILVFLFNPYSIFEIGFQLSYAVSFAIILSGRKILRKVSSSILSSLYISLISTVSGIAVMSYHFYEFSIVGVFLNIIYVPLFTFILLPLSFLAIFCLNIAPFLLFIPSVIMKMAVNISESLATLLQKIPFTTWITGRPDQILLLLLIIFTIYFFYSWEKTGKAYRYLIPICLCLLIGTINITGKVSFIDVGQGDSVLIQLPWNKGTYVIDVGGQMAFEKEAWAERKEPFSVGKNIVTPVLKANGISKVDKLIVTHSDADHMEGLIDVGKAIQIKELIYAEGAETKGIMKKALQALPNIPAKAILSGYRWKKGDATFQVISPTKKGEGGNNDSIVISALLDQKRWLFTGDIEKETEQALLEDPLIKADILKVGHHGSKTSTTPTFIDKVEPSISIISCGVANRFGHPREETLATLRNSNTTIYRTDLQGEIIYTFSKGFTFGIE